In Archangium violaceum, the following are encoded in one genomic region:
- a CDS encoding ADYC domain-containing protein: MKTVTAMKKYLLAWMCLQLPVMAQAATPAAAKPERPAVQVPEADRYARRCQFQAPHRTVKPQGTMLWGTKRSWDTEKTAPELSSVLVSVDLAPLRQADAQVKALTLEGGRLVASGKGVVGTVLQGTASDGKPVEVAICGAEPSPEDPGMIWYRIEAWNAVAQEWENPCVALDRVPDPRALAVGGTWDASGAHQDAPGKLTFACENGAITKCIRWGYKPWESRDGHSLADLHQACTRMARADYCGNGRSHTHQDTAIDMYDRLGVLARTTEAADGWDPARASFEAAWAPDGATCLARTRDGRALETILKECPNRFQTGAALELGQGDRCTVRRADASPATALLRNMSYGAPKGASASEGP, from the coding sequence ATGAAAACGGTGACCGCCATGAAGAAGTACCTGCTTGCCTGGATGTGTCTTCAGCTCCCCGTGATGGCTCAGGCCGCCACTCCGGCCGCCGCGAAACCCGAGCGCCCGGCCGTCCAGGTTCCCGAGGCCGATCGCTACGCGCGGCGGTGCCAGTTCCAGGCCCCCCACCGCACCGTCAAGCCCCAGGGGACGATGCTGTGGGGCACCAAGCGGAGCTGGGACACCGAGAAGACGGCCCCCGAGCTCAGCAGCGTGCTCGTCTCGGTCGACCTCGCGCCCCTGCGTCAGGCGGATGCCCAGGTGAAGGCCCTGACGCTCGAGGGCGGACGTCTGGTGGCCTCGGGCAAGGGCGTCGTCGGCACCGTGCTCCAGGGCACGGCGAGCGACGGCAAGCCCGTGGAGGTGGCCATCTGCGGCGCCGAGCCCTCCCCCGAGGATCCCGGCATGATCTGGTACCGCATCGAGGCCTGGAACGCGGTGGCCCAGGAGTGGGAGAACCCCTGCGTCGCCCTCGACCGCGTGCCCGACCCCCGGGCGCTCGCGGTGGGCGGCACCTGGGACGCGAGCGGCGCTCACCAGGACGCCCCGGGCAAGCTCACCTTCGCCTGTGAGAACGGCGCCATCACCAAGTGCATCCGCTGGGGCTACAAGCCCTGGGAGAGCCGCGACGGGCATTCCCTGGCCGACCTCCACCAGGCCTGCACGCGCATGGCTCGCGCCGACTACTGCGGCAACGGCCGCAGCCACACGCACCAGGACACCGCCATCGACATGTACGATCGGCTCGGCGTGCTCGCGCGGACGACGGAGGCCGCCGACGGTTGGGATCCCGCGCGGGCCTCGTTCGAGGCGGCCTGGGCTCCCGATGGGGCCACCTGCCTGGCCCGGACCCGCGATGGCCGCGCACTGGAGACGATCCTCAAGGAGTGTCCCAATCGCTTCCAGACGGGCGCGGCGCTCGAGCTGGGCCAGGGGGATCGCTGCACGGTGCGGCGCGCGGACGCGAGCCCCGCGACGGCGCTGCTGCGGAACATGTCCTATGGCGCCCCGAAGGGCGCCTCCGCGAGTGAAGGGCCGTAG
- a CDS encoding sigma-70 family RNA polymerase sigma factor — MPGLAATFLAHAKVRFIPPEASAELDGLLLRAWETARERWPAVELPAEAFVTHLAERLPEASPDSPIEPLLAQLSLAELYLACACLRGAPAAIELFDRNYLAKLPGLLRGPKQPEAMIDDICQLARVKLLVPTPEGAPKIAEYTGRGALLSWVRVITVRIAIKLQAAQKPAPDQDSDPELEQIPTPGGDAELELIKRRYQTDFRQAVREAFSELSADDRHLLRLYFVDQLSMYELASLFRVNQSTVSRWLKSARQEVYEETRRRLQERLGLSTRDFKSFLAVLDSQLELNISQLLGVRDGVPRPPGKD; from the coding sequence GTGCCCGGCTTGGCCGCGACGTTTCTCGCACACGCGAAGGTACGCTTCATTCCACCCGAGGCATCCGCCGAGCTCGACGGACTGCTCCTGCGTGCATGGGAGACCGCCCGTGAGCGGTGGCCGGCCGTGGAGCTCCCCGCCGAGGCGTTCGTGACACACCTCGCCGAGCGGCTACCCGAGGCGAGTCCCGACAGCCCCATCGAGCCGCTGCTCGCGCAGCTGTCCCTGGCGGAGCTCTACCTGGCGTGCGCCTGTCTGCGGGGTGCGCCCGCCGCCATCGAGCTCTTCGATCGGAACTACCTCGCGAAGCTGCCGGGGCTGCTCAGGGGTCCCAAGCAGCCCGAGGCGATGATCGACGACATCTGCCAGCTGGCACGTGTGAAGCTCCTGGTCCCCACGCCCGAAGGCGCCCCGAAGATCGCCGAGTACACGGGCCGGGGCGCGCTGTTGAGCTGGGTGCGTGTCATCACCGTGCGCATCGCCATCAAGCTGCAGGCCGCCCAGAAGCCCGCGCCCGATCAAGACTCGGACCCCGAGTTGGAGCAGATCCCAACGCCGGGGGGGGACGCGGAGCTGGAGCTCATCAAGCGGCGCTACCAAACGGACTTCCGTCAGGCCGTGCGCGAGGCCTTCTCCGAGCTCTCGGCCGACGACCGCCACCTGCTGCGCCTCTACTTCGTCGATCAGCTCTCGATGTACGAGCTGGCCTCGCTCTTTCGTGTCAATCAATCGACAGTCTCCCGCTGGTTGAAGAGTGCACGGCAGGAGGTCTACGAGGAGACCCGGCGTCGTCTGCAGGAGCGTCTGGGTCTCTCCACCCGGGACTTCAAGAGCTTCCTGGCCGTCCTCGACAGCCAGCTCGAGCTGAACATCAGTCAGCTCCTGGGTGTGCGGGATGGAGTACCCCGGCCTCCAGGGAAGGACTGA
- a CDS encoding bifunctional serine/threonine-protein kinase/formylglycine-generating enzyme family protein: MRQSTPSDSGSSPSDCLTDEVLVDLLDGRLSDEALTLAHRHAAGCVPCRLLLSSVSRGGVGGEQSVAESPEPVVVTAEEPGVSWTPPDTFDEFRLERMLGRGGMGVVYLAHDTSLDRRVAVKFIASSQPEPWVRAYFETEARSIARLQHPNVVNVFRVGEVGGHPYIVSEYVVGQSLAELPLPVPWRRVLSLGIGLARGLAAAHRQGVLHRDLKPSNALVTEDGEVKLLDFGLAERFDPGAASPSSSSNLIVGTRPYMAPELLERAPATPRSDLYALGLVLHELCTGELPRGMPRRPEEEPPPAGGGQGIDPDFAAIIARCLAPDPQDRFASAEVLCEALERLERSSAPAPLVAGNPYRGLAPFEAEHRELFFGRDADIRAVLDRLRHQPLVLVAGDSGAGKSSLCRAGVLPRVAAGALDDAREQRPVTLWPGHRPLEALAAALAPVLDRKEAELVTALADTPGWLGRALREAHQGGRGLLLFIDQLEELITLSEPTQAAHFARILGELALPSAGVRVLLAVRGDFLTRLCSLPGLGEEAERALYILRPMSPEGVREAIVGPARGRGVVFESAELVQTLVASTAHGVGSLPLLQFALAELWERRDPARGRITRAALEEMGGVAGALSRHADGVLARLSPAEREAARRLLLQLVTGDGTRIERGEEELVEASDGASLVALRALIEGRLLHTRTARGQPRCEIAHDSLIESWGTLRDWLDDDIGHRAVRKRLEAASAEWDRLMRTREALWGQRQLDEARALEPSTLGSRERAFLLASRRAVMRQRWGRWLAALILALAIAASYGGLRLQAYLEDTRFVAARIGLAREFLTEGRALAQQASMRREEALELFDGRPSPSTGFETLTGPQDLRKAAERQWTEALSLRERANAAYAQASRTLDKALDRERGHAGTRQLIAEVTYERLLLAERFHQRRERDEWVQHLEQVTDTSKEGAEWRQRLLAPAELELVTEPPGARVVIERYTDIQGKRRREPVPEAGSLGPTPLSRVLLPEGSYLLHVTHPGRVPVELPLLLTHGASERIRLMLPTRVPAGYVYIPPGCFLLGSAEPEEVRGFMLSPPIHRFCLNEGYLIGQREVTFGDWLAYLDDLPADAPARRVLEQPRFSTTGAVSLRHRPDTGWVFSFYRSREDVFTAREGETFRYPGRSRRNTADWRRFPLSGVSAEDLAGYFYWLDYSGRLPGARLCTQNEWEFAARGADGRGYPHGDQLLPDDANIDTTYDRQPTAFGPDMVGSHPVSVSPFGLEDMAGNAFEITRSVTPEFGRVVLRGGAWYYDDFGAHIANISVGDPTARDAAIGVRVCASFSP; this comes from the coding sequence ATGCGTCAGTCCACTCCCAGTGACAGCGGGTCGAGCCCATCCGATTGCCTGACGGATGAAGTCCTCGTCGATCTCCTCGATGGCCGGTTGTCGGACGAGGCGCTGACCCTCGCCCATCGACACGCCGCCGGGTGCGTCCCCTGCCGGCTCCTCCTCTCCTCGGTGTCGCGCGGTGGCGTCGGGGGAGAGCAGAGCGTCGCGGAGAGTCCGGAGCCGGTCGTCGTCACCGCCGAGGAGCCGGGTGTCTCCTGGACGCCGCCCGACACGTTCGACGAGTTCCGTCTCGAGCGCATGCTCGGCCGCGGCGGCATGGGCGTCGTCTACCTGGCGCACGACACCTCGCTGGACCGGCGCGTGGCGGTGAAGTTCATCGCCTCGAGTCAGCCCGAGCCCTGGGTCCGCGCGTACTTCGAGACCGAGGCCCGTTCCATCGCCCGGTTGCAGCACCCGAACGTCGTCAATGTGTTCCGCGTCGGTGAGGTCGGCGGGCACCCGTACATCGTCTCCGAGTACGTCGTCGGCCAGAGCCTCGCGGAGCTGCCACTGCCGGTACCGTGGCGCCGCGTCCTGAGCCTCGGCATCGGTCTGGCCCGGGGGCTCGCGGCGGCGCATCGCCAGGGCGTGCTCCACCGCGACCTCAAGCCGTCCAACGCCCTCGTCACCGAGGACGGCGAGGTGAAGCTGCTCGACTTCGGTCTGGCCGAGCGTTTCGATCCGGGTGCGGCCTCGCCGTCGTCCAGCTCGAACCTCATCGTCGGCACGCGGCCCTACATGGCGCCCGAGTTGCTGGAGCGTGCTCCGGCGACTCCGAGGAGCGACCTCTATGCCCTGGGACTCGTGCTCCACGAGCTGTGCACGGGCGAGCTGCCGCGGGGCATGCCTCGACGGCCGGAGGAGGAGCCACCACCGGCGGGAGGAGGGCAGGGGATCGATCCGGACTTCGCCGCGATCATCGCGCGGTGCCTCGCGCCCGACCCGCAGGACCGCTTCGCCTCGGCCGAGGTGCTCTGCGAGGCCCTGGAACGTCTCGAACGGAGCAGCGCCCCCGCGCCCCTGGTCGCCGGCAATCCCTATCGTGGCCTCGCGCCCTTCGAGGCCGAGCACCGGGAGCTCTTCTTCGGACGCGACGCGGACATCCGCGCCGTGCTCGACCGTCTCCGCCACCAGCCTCTCGTCCTCGTCGCCGGGGACTCGGGGGCCGGCAAGTCCTCGCTGTGTCGCGCCGGCGTGCTGCCCCGGGTGGCCGCCGGGGCCCTGGACGATGCGCGTGAGCAGAGACCGGTCACGCTGTGGCCCGGCCACCGCCCACTCGAGGCCCTGGCCGCCGCGCTCGCGCCCGTGCTGGATCGAAAGGAGGCGGAGCTCGTCACCGCGCTCGCGGACACGCCGGGCTGGCTCGGGCGGGCGCTGCGTGAGGCACACCAGGGCGGGCGGGGTCTGCTCCTCTTCATCGATCAGCTCGAGGAGCTCATCACCCTCTCCGAGCCCACCCAGGCGGCGCACTTCGCCCGCATCCTCGGGGAGCTCGCCCTGCCGTCGGCGGGGGTGCGCGTGCTGCTGGCGGTGCGCGGCGACTTCCTGACGCGCCTGTGCTCCCTGCCCGGTCTGGGCGAGGAGGCCGAGCGGGCGCTCTACATCCTCCGCCCCATGTCTCCAGAGGGCGTGCGCGAGGCCATCGTGGGGCCCGCGCGCGGCCGTGGCGTGGTCTTCGAGTCCGCCGAGCTCGTCCAGACGCTCGTGGCGTCCACGGCGCACGGCGTGGGCAGCCTGCCCCTTCTCCAGTTCGCGCTCGCCGAGCTGTGGGAGCGGCGCGATCCGGCGCGAGGCCGCATCACGCGGGCGGCGCTCGAGGAGATGGGCGGAGTGGCCGGAGCGCTGTCACGGCATGCGGACGGAGTGCTCGCGCGCCTGAGTCCCGCCGAGCGCGAGGCCGCGCGGCGCCTCCTCCTCCAACTCGTGACGGGGGACGGCACGCGCATCGAGCGCGGCGAGGAGGAGCTCGTCGAGGCCTCGGATGGGGCCTCGCTCGTGGCCCTTCGCGCGCTCATCGAGGGTCGCCTCCTGCACACGCGCACCGCGCGCGGCCAGCCGCGCTGCGAGATCGCCCACGACTCGCTCATCGAGAGCTGGGGCACGCTCCGAGACTGGCTCGACGATGACATCGGCCATCGCGCGGTGCGCAAGCGGCTCGAGGCGGCGAGCGCCGAGTGGGATCGCCTGATGCGCACCAGGGAGGCCCTCTGGGGGCAGCGTCAGCTCGACGAGGCCCGTGCGCTCGAGCCCTCCACCCTGGGGTCGCGCGAGCGTGCCTTCCTCCTCGCCTCCCGCCGCGCGGTGATGCGCCAGCGTTGGGGCCGATGGCTCGCCGCGCTCATCCTCGCGCTCGCCATCGCCGCCTCCTATGGAGGGCTTCGCCTGCAGGCGTACCTCGAGGACACGCGCTTCGTCGCCGCCCGGATCGGTCTGGCGCGGGAATTCCTCACCGAGGGGCGTGCCCTGGCCCAGCAGGCCAGCATGCGCCGGGAGGAGGCACTGGAGCTGTTCGACGGCCGGCCTTCTCCGTCCACGGGCTTCGAAACCCTGACGGGTCCCCAGGACCTCAGGAAGGCCGCGGAGCGGCAATGGACCGAGGCGCTCTCCCTGCGCGAGCGGGCCAATGCGGCCTATGCCCAGGCCAGCCGGACGCTCGACAAGGCCCTTGATCGCGAGCGTGGCCACGCGGGCACGCGCCAGCTCATCGCGGAGGTCACCTATGAACGGCTCCTCCTCGCCGAGCGCTTCCACCAGCGGCGCGAGCGCGACGAGTGGGTCCAACACCTGGAGCAGGTGACCGATACCTCGAAGGAGGGCGCGGAGTGGCGACAGCGGCTCCTGGCTCCGGCCGAGCTCGAGCTCGTGACGGAGCCCCCCGGTGCCCGCGTGGTGATCGAGCGCTACACCGACATCCAGGGAAAGCGACGCCGCGAGCCCGTTCCGGAGGCCGGTTCCCTGGGCCCGACGCCCCTCTCCCGCGTCCTCCTGCCCGAGGGCTCCTATCTCCTCCACGTCACGCATCCAGGGCGCGTGCCGGTGGAGCTGCCGTTGCTCCTCACGCACGGTGCCAGCGAGCGGATCCGCCTCATGCTCCCCACCCGGGTGCCCGCCGGCTATGTCTACATTCCGCCCGGGTGCTTCCTGCTGGGCAGCGCCGAGCCGGAGGAGGTGCGGGGCTTCATGCTCAGCCCGCCGATCCACCGGTTCTGTCTCAACGAGGGCTACCTGATCGGACAGCGGGAGGTGACGTTCGGCGACTGGCTGGCCTACCTCGACGACCTGCCCGCGGATGCGCCCGCGAGACGGGTCCTCGAGCAGCCGCGTTTCAGCACCACCGGGGCGGTCTCGCTGCGGCATCGGCCCGATACGGGCTGGGTCTTCTCCTTCTACCGTTCACGCGAGGACGTCTTCACGGCGAGGGAGGGGGAGACCTTCCGCTACCCGGGGAGGAGCCGGCGGAACACCGCCGACTGGCGCCGGTTTCCCCTGTCCGGCGTCTCCGCCGAGGACCTGGCGGGCTACTTCTACTGGCTCGACTATTCGGGGCGTCTTCCGGGAGCGCGCCTGTGCACCCAGAACGAGTGGGAGTTCGCCGCTCGCGGCGCGGATGGCCGCGGCTACCCCCATGGCGACCAGCTACTGCCCGACGATGCCAACATCGACACGACCTATGACCGGCAGCCCACGGCCTTCGGACCCGACATGGTCGGCTCCCACCCGGTCTCGGTGAGCCCCTTCGGGCTGGAGGACATGGCTGGCAATGCCTTCGAGATCACACGCTCCGTGACACCGGAGTTCGGGCGCGTCGTCCTGCGGGGTGGGGCGTGGTATTACGACGACTTCGGCGCGCACATCGCCAACATCTCCGTGGGCGATCCGACGGCGCGCGATGCCGCGATCGGCGTGCGCGTCTGTGCCTCGTTTTCTCCGTGA
- a CDS encoding CHAT domain-containing tetratricopeptide repeat protein encodes MRRILGWMTVVILCCWVGTAVAEEPADARLQEAQTAFDEAKQLHNAGKFVDATSRAEHALALREAVLGGAHPEVARSLQLLGAIYLARGQFARVEPLLQRGLEIREAALGKDHLDVADSLNGLGKFYSDRGSYERAELLLQRALKIREAALGENHRDVAMTINNLANLYSAQGLYARAEPLYQRTLAIYEAVLGTQHPLVARSLSNLAILYAQQGLHGQAEPLLERALAILEAALGKDHPDVAQVLNNLAGLYHDQGSYERAAPLHERALAIREVALGKVHPLVSMSLINLANVYLAQGLYERAERLYERAIAINEATFGKSSPHVATALGNLSTAYITRGAYDRAEPLLQRALAIREAALGKNHPDVAHSLNGLANIYRFQGFYDRAEPLYERALSIWEVALGKNHSLVATVLGNLAQLHKVRGQYERARSLNERALAIREAALGKNHPEVAESLDSLANLYVNQGLYARARPLFERALAIQEAAFGKNHDRSARVLNNLAGCYESQGAYERAGPLFQKALAILEETVGANHPNVGRALGSLAQIRLAQHRLTEALPLFSRSFAISEGRLRQEALSFSESRLTSFLALLRAEEERLYALLRAHPDDAAVRRLALGAALLLKGRSVEETADTSRTIYRSLGTEDRDGFERLRGLRARIAKLSLDGPGSLAPADYQRRLKELTEQGDALEADLARRSAPLRVLRALPAPDEIVERVAAALPEDGVLVELLAYTDYPLNRKRKPGTPERETPGEPRYLALVLFPDGRTRALDLGPAAPIDAAASRLRDALAIRDASFQTHAQALHDQVFRPLLPLLGETRRLFLSPDGQLGLVPFAALHDGQRFLVDAFDITYLTSGRDLLPRPQDTAASHSVVVLADPDFSAAPLAPTSSEAPASELAERSASLERFFSARSAELAEGSWTPLPGTRQEAEAIQRLIPQAQLFLGPEATKERLLHLATPGVLHVATHGFFLDDAPVPEGSRAVGHFGALGDPARALAPDPLLRSGLVLAGARAPAPEGSAKTPSEGALVTALELAGLNLWGTELVVLSACDTGRGDVKPGQGVYGLRRAFVVAGAETVVMSLWKVKDDTTRQLMEGYYRNLLAGQGRAVALREAMRALRQTQPHPHDWAPFIVLGRDAPLRSLAPEPPGVAGEIIR; translated from the coding sequence ATGCGACGCATTCTTGGATGGATGACGGTTGTCATTCTTTGTTGTTGGGTGGGGACGGCGGTCGCGGAGGAGCCGGCGGATGCGCGGCTACAGGAGGCGCAGACGGCCTTCGACGAGGCGAAGCAGCTCCACAACGCGGGCAAGTTCGTGGATGCCACCTCGCGGGCCGAGCATGCGCTCGCGCTGCGGGAGGCGGTGCTCGGGGGCGCGCATCCAGAGGTCGCCAGGAGTCTGCAATTGCTGGGGGCCATCTACCTGGCGCGAGGGCAATTCGCCCGGGTCGAGCCCCTGCTTCAGCGCGGACTGGAGATCCGGGAAGCGGCGCTCGGGAAGGACCATCTCGACGTCGCCGACTCGCTCAATGGCCTTGGCAAGTTCTATTCGGATCGAGGGTCGTATGAGCGCGCCGAGCTCCTGCTTCAGCGCGCGCTGAAGATCCGGGAAGCGGCGCTCGGCGAGAACCATCGCGACGTCGCCATGACGATCAACAACCTCGCCAACCTCTACAGTGCACAGGGTTTGTACGCGCGTGCCGAGCCCCTCTACCAGAGGACGCTCGCGATCTACGAAGCGGTTCTCGGCACCCAGCATCCCCTCGTCGCCCGATCACTCAGCAACCTCGCCATCCTCTACGCTCAACAAGGGTTGCACGGCCAGGCCGAGCCGCTCCTCGAGCGTGCACTCGCCATTCTCGAGGCGGCGCTCGGGAAGGACCATCCCGACGTCGCCCAGGTACTCAACAACCTCGCGGGCCTTTACCATGATCAAGGTTCGTACGAGCGGGCCGCGCCACTTCACGAGCGCGCGCTGGCCATTCGCGAAGTGGCCCTGGGCAAGGTCCATCCCCTCGTCTCGATGTCGCTCATCAACCTCGCCAACGTCTACCTTGCCCAGGGTCTGTATGAGCGGGCGGAGCGCCTCTACGAACGTGCGATTGCAATCAATGAAGCAACGTTCGGGAAGAGCAGCCCTCACGTTGCCACCGCCCTTGGCAACCTCTCCACCGCCTACATCACCCGGGGTGCTTATGACCGGGCCGAGCCGTTGCTTCAGCGTGCGCTCGCGATTCGGGAAGCGGCCCTGGGCAAGAATCACCCGGATGTCGCCCACTCGCTCAACGGCCTCGCCAATATCTACAGGTTCCAGGGGTTCTACGATCGCGCCGAGCCGCTTTATGAGAGGGCCCTCTCGATCTGGGAAGTGGCCCTGGGCAAGAACCATTCCCTCGTCGCCACCGTGCTCGGCAATCTCGCGCAGCTCCACAAGGTCCGGGGGCAGTACGAGCGGGCCAGGTCGCTCAATGAGCGTGCGCTCGCGATTCGGGAAGCGGCCCTGGGCAAGAACCATCCCGAGGTCGCTGAGTCACTCGACAGCCTCGCCAATCTCTACGTGAATCAGGGGCTCTATGCTCGGGCCAGGCCGCTCTTCGAGCGCGCGCTCGCCATCCAGGAAGCAGCGTTCGGCAAGAACCACGACCGGAGCGCTCGCGTGCTCAACAACCTCGCCGGCTGCTACGAGAGCCAGGGGGCCTATGAGCGGGCCGGGCCGCTGTTCCAGAAGGCGCTCGCCATCTTGGAAGAGACCGTCGGTGCGAATCACCCCAACGTCGGCAGGGCGCTCGGCTCCCTTGCCCAGATCCGGTTGGCCCAACATCGTCTCACCGAGGCCTTGCCGCTGTTCTCTCGCTCCTTCGCCATTTCCGAGGGGCGTTTGCGGCAGGAGGCCTTGTCCTTCTCGGAGTCTCGCCTGACGAGCTTCCTCGCGCTTCTGCGTGCCGAGGAGGAGCGGCTCTACGCGTTGCTGCGCGCGCATCCAGACGACGCCGCCGTGAGGCGTCTGGCCCTGGGTGCCGCGCTCCTCCTCAAGGGCCGCTCCGTCGAGGAGACGGCCGACACCTCGCGCACCATCTACCGGAGCCTGGGCACCGAGGACCGTGACGGTTTCGAGCGGCTGCGAGGACTGCGCGCCCGGATCGCCAAGCTGTCGCTCGATGGCCCCGGCTCGCTCGCACCCGCCGACTACCAACGGCGCCTGAAGGAGCTCACCGAGCAGGGTGACGCCCTCGAAGCCGATCTGGCCAGGCGCTCGGCTCCCCTGCGCGTATTGAGGGCGTTGCCGGCTCCCGATGAGATTGTCGAGCGCGTCGCCGCGGCGCTTCCCGAGGACGGCGTTCTCGTCGAGCTCCTCGCCTACACGGACTATCCACTCAATCGCAAGCGCAAGCCCGGCACGCCAGAACGGGAGACGCCGGGTGAGCCCCGCTATCTGGCATTGGTGCTCTTCCCCGACGGGCGGACCCGAGCGCTCGACCTGGGGCCCGCCGCGCCCATCGATGCCGCCGCCTCGCGCCTGCGCGATGCCCTGGCCATCCGCGACGCCTCCTTCCAGACCCACGCCCAGGCGCTTCATGACCAGGTCTTCCGGCCCCTGTTGCCGCTGCTGGGTGAGACCCGCCGCCTGTTCCTCTCTCCCGACGGACAGCTCGGCCTCGTCCCCTTCGCCGCCCTGCACGATGGCCAGCGGTTCCTCGTGGACGCCTTCGACATCACCTATCTCACTTCGGGCAGGGACCTGCTGCCACGCCCCCAGGACACGGCTGCCTCGCACTCGGTGGTCGTCCTGGCTGACCCGGACTTCAGCGCCGCTCCCCTGGCACCCACCTCCTCGGAGGCTCCTGCCTCGGAGCTGGCCGAGCGTTCCGCGTCCCTCGAGCGTTTCTTCTCCGCGCGGAGTGCCGAGCTGGCGGAGGGCTCGTGGACACCCCTGCCCGGCACCCGCCAGGAGGCCGAGGCCATCCAGCGTCTGATTCCCCAGGCCCAGCTCTTCCTGGGTCCGGAAGCCACCAAGGAGCGGCTGCTGCACCTGGCCACGCCCGGGGTGTTGCACGTGGCCACCCATGGCTTCTTCCTGGATGACGCTCCGGTGCCCGAGGGCTCGCGCGCCGTGGGCCACTTCGGTGCGTTGGGAGACCCGGCCCGAGCCCTGGCGCCCGACCCGCTGTTGCGCTCGGGGCTCGTACTGGCGGGAGCGCGTGCCCCGGCACCTGAGGGCTCCGCGAAGACGCCGTCCGAGGGCGCGCTGGTGACGGCGCTGGAGCTGGCGGGACTCAACCTGTGGGGCACGGAGCTGGTGGTGCTGTCGGCGTGCGACACGGGGCGAGGGGACGTGAAGCCAGGGCAGGGGGTGTACGGGTTGCGCCGGGCCTTCGTGGTGGCCGGAGCCGAGACGGTCGTCATGAGCCTGTGGAAGGTGAAGGACGACACGACGAGGCAGTTGATGGAGGGCTACTACCGCAACCTGCTGGCGGGGCAGGGGAGGGCCGTGGCGCTGCGCGAGGCGATGCGCGCATTGCGTCAAACCCAGCCCCACCCCCACGACTGGGCGCCCTTCATCGTCCTGGGCCGTGACGCCCCCCTGCGCTCGCTCGCGCCCGAGCCCCCGGGGGTCGCCGGAGAAATCATCCGCTGA